A section of the Rattus norvegicus strain BN/NHsdMcwi chromosome 15, GRCr8, whole genome shotgun sequence genome encodes:
- the LOC134482096 gene encoding uncharacterized protein LOC134482096 isoform X2 yields MVAAIAVLIKDTGKLTLGQPLTILTPHAVEALVKQPPDRWLSNSHMTHYQALLLDAEQVQFGPVVALNPATLLPLPEEAEQHDCLQILTEVHRTRPDLSDQPLQNADHTWYTDDNSFLAEGERKARAAVTTEDKVIWAKALPAGTSAQRAELIALTQALKMTKALL; encoded by the exons atggtggctgctattgctgtcctgatcaaggacactggaaaattgactttgggacagccactcaccatcctaacaccccacgcagtggaggccttggtaaagcagcccccagaccgctggctctctaattcccacatgacccactaccaagccttgttactggatgcagaacaggttcagtttggacccgtagtcgccctcaatcctgccaccttgcttcccctaccagaggaggcagaacagcatgactgcctacaaatcctcacagaagtacatagaaccaggccggacctatcggaccagcctcttcagaatgctgaccacacatggtacacggatgacaacagcttcttggcagagggagagcgaaaggctagagctgcggtcactacggaggacaaagtgatttgggcgaaagccctgcctgctggtacctccgcacaacgggctgaactcatcgccttgactcaggcgctcaagatgacaaaag cccttctctga
- the LOC134482096 gene encoding uncharacterized protein LOC134482096 isoform X1, which produces MVAAIAVLIKDTGKLTLGQPLTILTPHAVEALVKQPPDRWLSNSHMTHYQALLLDAEQVQFGPVVALNPATLLPLPEEAEQHDCLQILTEVHRTRPDLSDQPLQNADHTWYTDDNSFLAEGERKARAAVTTEDKVIWAKALPAGTSAQRAELIALTQALKMTKGHQKGHNPEARGNRLADATAREAAMNKQILPLNSPDQPTPPPVGQTSWVYAHEDIELLKKNGGHLPPSTKTVGLQRTFELISFLHKLTHLGFKKIKTLLDREEINLWFFLNWDKAIQKVTESYKACAQVNPERTMIGQRVRPRGHRPDIH; this is translated from the exons atggtggctgctattgctgtcctgatcaaggacactggaaaattgactttgggacagccactcaccatcctaacaccccacgcagtggaggccttggtaaagcagcccccagaccgctggctctctaattcccacatgacccactaccaagccttgttactggatgcagaacaggttcagtttggacccgtagtcgccctcaatcctgccaccttgcttcccctaccagaggaggcagaacagcatgactgcctacaaatcctcacagaagtacatagaaccaggccggacctatcggaccagcctcttcagaatgctgaccacacatggtacacggatgacaacagcttcttggcagagggagagcgaaaggctagagctgcggtcactacggaggacaaagtgatttgggcgaaagccctgcctgctggtacctccgcacaacgggctgaactcatcgccttgactcaggcgctcaagatgacaaaag gacaccagaaaggacacaacccagaggcacgaggaaaccggctggccgatgccacggcgcgagaagcggccatgaacaaacaaatcttgcccttaaatagcccagaccaacccacgcccccaccagtgggacaaaccagttgggtttatgcccatgaggacatagagctcctaaaaaaaaatgggggccatctaccaccctcaactaaaacagtgggtctacaaaggacttttgaattgatctcctttttacataaattaacccatttggggtttaagaagataaaaaccttactagatcgggaagagataaatctgtggttttttttgaattgggacaaagcgatacaaaaggtgactgagagttacaaagcatgcgctcaggttaacccggaaaggaccatgattggacaaagagttcgtcctaggggacaccgtcccgacatccattaa